In Sulfurisphaera javensis, a single genomic region encodes these proteins:
- the merA gene encoding mercury(II) reductase — protein sequence MKLVIIGNGAAAFSSLIRANELGVKPIMIGYGTIGGTCVNVGCVPSKRLLRIGELYYYTTKTLGKQVFPDFEEAFKDKEEIVNSLKREKYEDVLSSYDVEYIEGKAYFISPKAVKVNSRVIEGDKFIVATGSSPYIPDIKGLKENGYWTNVEALSPNRKVSSLAIIGGRAQALEFAQMYKRLGVDVIILQRSKRILPDWEPEISLAVTRYLENEGIYIATDIQIKEIKKSNEGKLIITDKGEVEVDEILLATGRKPNVDLNLEVAGVKLNDKGGILVNEELQTTNSNVYAAGDVIGDLMLEALAGKEGAIATENAILGSHKKIDKLSIPQAIFIEPNVARVGFTYQEALSQKINVDSRTVKMKNVSKARILREEEGLIKMNIEKETKKILGVQMFGKYAAEVINEAALAIKMRATIDDIIDTVHVFPTMSESLKIVSMAFYRNVEKISCCVD from the coding sequence ATGAAATTAGTTATAATAGGTAATGGAGCAGCAGCTTTTTCTTCTCTCATAAGAGCTAATGAATTAGGAGTAAAGCCTATAATGATAGGTTATGGTACTATTGGAGGTACTTGTGTCAATGTTGGATGCGTCCCTTCAAAAAGACTATTGAGAATAGGAGAATTATATTACTACACTACTAAAACTTTAGGAAAGCAAGTTTTTCCAGATTTTGAAGAAGCTTTTAAGGATAAAGAGGAAATTGTAAATTCTCTAAAGAGAGAAAAATATGAAGACGTGTTATCTTCTTATGACGTTGAATATATTGAGGGTAAAGCTTATTTTATTTCTCCTAAAGCTGTGAAAGTTAACAGTAGAGTAATAGAAGGAGATAAATTTATTGTTGCAACTGGCTCTTCTCCTTACATACCAGATATTAAAGGTTTGAAAGAAAACGGATATTGGACTAATGTAGAAGCTTTATCTCCGAATAGGAAAGTAAGTTCATTAGCCATTATAGGTGGTAGGGCTCAAGCTTTAGAGTTTGCACAAATGTATAAGAGATTGGGAGTAGATGTAATAATTTTACAAAGAAGCAAAAGAATATTACCGGATTGGGAGCCAGAAATATCTTTAGCTGTAACTAGATATCTTGAAAATGAAGGAATTTACATTGCAACAGATATACAGATAAAAGAAATAAAGAAAAGTAATGAAGGAAAACTAATAATAACTGATAAGGGAGAAGTTGAAGTAGATGAGATACTTTTAGCAACTGGTAGAAAACCTAATGTTGATCTTAACTTAGAAGTTGCTGGAGTTAAATTAAATGATAAGGGCGGAATTTTAGTGAATGAGGAACTACAAACTACAAATTCTAATGTATATGCAGCTGGTGACGTAATAGGTGATTTAATGCTTGAAGCTTTAGCCGGAAAAGAAGGGGCAATAGCAACTGAAAATGCAATTTTAGGATCGCATAAAAAGATTGATAAATTAAGTATTCCTCAAGCTATATTTATTGAACCCAATGTGGCTAGAGTTGGATTTACTTATCAAGAGGCTTTGTCACAGAAAATTAACGTCGACTCAAGAACTGTAAAGATGAAAAATGTTTCTAAAGCTAGAATATTGAGAGAAGAAGAAGGATTAATCAAAATGAACATAGAAAAAGAAACTAAGAAAATCTTAGGAGTTCAAATGTTTGGAAAATATGCTGCTGAAGTTATTAATGAAGCCGCTTTAGCAATAAAAATGAGAGCTACAATTGATGATATAATTGATACAGTTCACGTTTTTCCTACAATGAGTGAAAGCTTAAAAATAGTAAGTATGGCTTTCTATAGAAATGTGGAAAAAATAAGTTGTTGTGTAGATTAA
- a CDS encoding MFS transporter: MEPQKFTIDSGKAIVSQFVGFLLDSYDLTMILSIAPVLAKVLLPPQSSLLATFSIILSYSLTIIFRPLGSAIFGNLGDKIGRRADLIITVLGLGIASALTSVLPTYAQVGILSFILFVLIRIVVGIFAGGEYAAGHPFAMEWTPYKWRGLISGIVQGGFSFGAALAAVVEGIFISAYGLHNVEVFAWRYIFLTALAPAVIALAIRLSMRETPVFEDVKNKKLIRKTPLIDLFKKPYRKDFLQVMLYMTGMFFFAYSLFAFVPTILEHSPSVFPIGEADTIYSYGTYAAFAGAVMFGALSQYFGRRKLTIIWAIITFIVSIPMYYLLMSSAEVGNYILASIASILVGIITQGPWGIIPIYLSERFKASMRASGVGFGYSSGIFLGGWFSIYVPLMHEYLFKSIDTPTNVWFSTAVLLMIGAVLVGIGQYIGPETLGTKLVEETEIKQG; this comes from the coding sequence GTGGAACCACAAAAATTTACAATTGATAGTGGTAAAGCAATTGTATCTCAATTTGTAGGTTTTTTACTCGATTCATATGATTTAACCATGATACTTTCAATAGCACCAGTATTAGCTAAAGTGTTATTACCACCACAATCTTCTTTATTAGCTACCTTTTCCATTATTCTTTCATACTCTTTAACAATAATCTTTAGGCCATTAGGTTCAGCCATATTTGGAAATTTAGGTGATAAAATAGGTAGAAGGGCTGATTTAATAATAACGGTTTTAGGTTTAGGAATAGCTAGTGCATTAACTTCTGTTTTACCAACTTACGCACAAGTAGGAATTCTTTCATTTATTCTTTTCGTATTGATTAGAATAGTGGTAGGAATATTTGCTGGAGGAGAATACGCAGCTGGCCACCCATTTGCAATGGAATGGACTCCTTATAAATGGAGAGGATTAATAAGTGGAATTGTACAAGGAGGGTTCTCATTTGGCGCTGCTTTAGCTGCAGTAGTGGAAGGAATATTTATTTCAGCGTATGGTTTACACAACGTGGAAGTTTTCGCATGGAGATATATTTTCTTAACTGCACTAGCACCGGCTGTAATAGCTCTAGCTATAAGGTTGTCAATGAGAGAGACACCAGTATTTGAAGATGTGAAAAATAAGAAATTAATTAGAAAAACTCCCCTAATAGATTTATTCAAAAAACCGTATAGGAAAGACTTCCTTCAAGTAATGTTATACATGACAGGCATGTTCTTCTTTGCATATTCATTATTTGCTTTTGTTCCTACAATCTTAGAACACTCCCCTTCAGTATTTCCAATTGGCGAAGCAGACACAATATACTCTTATGGTACATATGCTGCTTTTGCTGGTGCAGTAATGTTTGGAGCTTTATCACAATATTTTGGAAGAAGAAAATTAACCATAATTTGGGCTATTATAACGTTCATAGTGTCAATTCCAATGTATTATTTATTAATGTCTTCAGCAGAAGTAGGTAATTATATTTTAGCGTCAATAGCGTCGATTCTAGTTGGTATAATAACTCAAGGCCCATGGGGTATAATACCTATATACCTTTCAGAAAGATTTAAGGCATCTATGAGAGCTTCAGGTGTAGGGTTTGGTTATTCATCTGGAATATTCTTAGGAGGTTGGTTTAGTATATATGTTCCATTAATGCACGAATATCTGTTTAAATCCATAGATACTCCTACTAACGTATGGTTCTCTACTGCAGTATTATTAATGATTGGTGCAGTATTAGTGGGAATAGGGCAATATATAGGACCAGAGACTTTAGGAACAAAATTGGTTGAAGAAACTGAGATAAAACAAGGATAA
- a CDS encoding zinc-ribbon domain-containing protein, translated as MAYNPYGYGGGYPPQGGYPQPYGGPPSNNPMAMFMCEQSMGLGGQQQMVPLQYPVNLQYVVQQVQMYLMGQGFNVFPFVGQNMAVIQAQHNSLLGMLTDKNVSYTIRICEGNMGGQWVAVIETGIANLMQDLLTLGAAAGGTVLVGDDILHSKLAELLGGGVTAYDAYNLYKDYANEQQLINIAMMALMSAPPLYQPGMYPQQPGMYPQQPGMYPQPYPSQPAPYPPQSSTYPQQQPITQQYSPQTTPQQISTQQQAIKKIKCWKCGEEVDSNAKFCPNCGAPLTPIKCPKCGYVNSAGAKFCSNCGYNLQQAQAQQS; from the coding sequence ATGGCTTACAATCCTTATGGATATGGTGGAGGATACCCTCCACAAGGGGGATATCCACAACCTTATGGAGGTCCACCTTCTAATAATCCAATGGCAATGTTCATGTGCGAACAAAGTATGGGTTTAGGTGGGCAGCAACAGATGGTACCATTGCAGTATCCAGTAAATCTTCAGTACGTAGTCCAGCAAGTTCAAATGTACTTGATGGGGCAAGGTTTTAACGTTTTCCCTTTCGTAGGTCAAAATATGGCAGTTATTCAAGCTCAACATAATAGTCTTTTAGGTATGTTAACCGATAAGAATGTAAGTTATACTATAAGGATATGTGAAGGTAATATGGGAGGCCAATGGGTGGCAGTTATTGAAACTGGAATTGCAAATTTAATGCAAGATTTATTAACCTTGGGTGCTGCTGCTGGAGGCACTGTTTTAGTAGGTGACGATATTTTACACAGTAAGTTAGCTGAACTTTTAGGAGGAGGAGTAACTGCTTACGATGCATATAATTTATATAAAGATTACGCTAATGAGCAACAATTAATTAATATAGCTATGATGGCGTTAATGAGTGCACCTCCTTTATATCAACCTGGCATGTATCCTCAACAGCCCGGAATGTATCCTCAACAACCTGGCATGTATCCACAACCTTATCCCTCCCAGCCTGCTCCATATCCACCACAATCTTCTACTTATCCACAGCAACAACCTATAACTCAACAGTATTCACCACAGACAACTCCGCAACAAATATCTACTCAGCAACAAGCTATAAAGAAAATAAAGTGTTGGAAATGTGGTGAAGAAGTTGATAGCAATGCCAAATTCTGTCCAAATTGTGGAGCTCCTTTAACTCCAATAAAGTGTCCAAAATGCGGTTATGTAAACTCTGCTGGAGCAAAATTCTGCTCGAATTGTGGATATAATTTACAGCAAGCACAAGCTCAACAAAGTTAA
- a CDS encoding PaaI family thioesterase, with the protein MDLQKVLENADRVFKYLEVKILEIKPGYSKIQIPYKEEFCRRGNVLNGGIIMTAMDFAGGLACLSVNDGIDQVTQELKINFLEPMYKGPFTIEGKVIRKGRTAVVVQIEFKDNEGKIGAIGLGTWYIIRDRIVKKDENS; encoded by the coding sequence ATGGATTTACAAAAAGTGCTTGAAAATGCTGATAGAGTATTTAAATATTTAGAAGTAAAAATATTAGAAATTAAACCAGGCTATTCTAAAATTCAAATACCTTATAAGGAAGAGTTTTGTCGAAGAGGTAACGTATTAAATGGTGGAATAATAATGACTGCAATGGACTTTGCTGGTGGGTTAGCATGCCTTTCAGTAAATGATGGAATAGATCAAGTAACACAAGAACTAAAGATTAATTTTCTAGAACCAATGTACAAAGGACCATTTACTATTGAAGGAAAAGTTATAAGGAAAGGAAGAACTGCAGTAGTTGTTCAGATAGAATTTAAAGATAATGAAGGTAAAATAGGGGCTATTGGTTTAGGTACATGGTATATAATAAGAGATAGAATTGTTAAGAAGGATGAAAATAGTTAA
- a CDS encoding ArsR/SmtB family transcription factor, producing MEALLTELEMFFSALSDRTRLSITLLLMDKGEMTVDEITKQLRKSQSLISHHLSCLRNCGVVKVRKDGKYSYYSIYDENVRKLITIAINIVKEHSQSILGCEVLAEEKGIKVSEQK from the coding sequence GTGGAAGCATTATTAACTGAATTGGAAATGTTCTTTTCAGCACTATCAGATAGAACAAGACTAAGCATAACGTTACTATTAATGGATAAAGGAGAGATGACAGTAGACGAAATAACTAAACAGCTAAGAAAATCTCAGTCATTAATTTCACATCACTTATCTTGTTTGAGAAATTGTGGAGTAGTAAAAGTTAGGAAAGATGGAAAATATTCCTATTATTCTATATATGATGAAAATGTTAGAAAGTTAATAACTATTGCAATAAATATTGTTAAAGAACATAGTCAGTCAATCTTAGGTTGTGAAGTGCTAGCTGAAGAAAAAGGAATTAAAGTAAGTGAGCAGAAGTAA
- a CDS encoding TRASH domain-containing protein, translated as MKLRMNLTELRCEYCGAELTEDNIYVRVIDGKEHHFCCSHCADAYERKGHSACY; from the coding sequence ATGAAATTAAGAATGAATTTAACAGAGTTAAGGTGTGAATATTGTGGAGCAGAACTCACAGAGGATAATATATATGTTAGAGTAATAGATGGAAAGGAACATCATTTCTGTTGTTCTCACTGTGCAGATGCATATGAAAGAAAAGGACATTCTGCTTGTTACTAA
- a CDS encoding selenium-binding family protein, translated as MALAPFKRDPTFYPSPKMAMKSPPEDLAYVACLYTGTRIERPDFVAVVDVNPKSETYSKVVHKVELPYIKDELHHFGWNACSSALCPNGRPNMERRYLIVPGLRSSRIYIIDTKPNPREPKIEKIIEPDEITKTSGYSRLHTVHCGPDGIYISALGNEMGEGPGGILMLDHYSFEPLGKWEIDRGDQYLAYDFWWNLPNEVMVTSEWAVPNTIEDGLKLEHLKDRYGNRIHFWDLRKRKRISSVVLGEENRMALELRPLHDPTKLMGFVNMVVSLRDLSSSIWLWFYEDGKWNAEKVIEIPAEPTEGELPEILKPFKAVPPLVTDIDLSLDDKYLYVSLWGIGEVRQYDVSNPFKPVLTGKAKLGGILHRADHPSGHKLSGAPQMIEISRDGKRVYVTNSLYSTWDNQFYPEGIKGWLVKLNVDQEGGIEIDKEFFVEFGNARAHQVRLNGGDASSDSYCYP; from the coding sequence ATGGCTTTAGCTCCGTTTAAAAGGGATCCAACATTTTATCCCTCACCAAAAATGGCTATGAAGTCTCCGCCAGAAGATCTAGCGTATGTAGCATGTTTGTATACTGGAACTAGAATAGAAAGGCCAGATTTTGTAGCAGTTGTTGATGTAAACCCTAAATCAGAAACTTATTCGAAAGTGGTCCATAAAGTAGAATTACCTTATATAAAAGATGAGTTACATCATTTTGGCTGGAATGCATGCAGTTCTGCTTTATGTCCAAACGGTAGACCAAATATGGAAAGACGATATTTAATAGTTCCAGGTTTAAGATCATCTAGAATTTATATTATTGATACTAAACCTAATCCAAGAGAACCAAAGATAGAAAAAATCATTGAACCTGATGAGATAACTAAGACTTCTGGCTACAGTAGACTTCATACAGTCCATTGTGGTCCAGATGGAATATATATTAGTGCCTTAGGGAATGAGATGGGAGAAGGACCTGGAGGAATATTAATGCTTGATCACTATAGTTTTGAACCTCTAGGTAAATGGGAAATTGATAGAGGAGATCAATATTTAGCATATGATTTTTGGTGGAATTTACCTAATGAGGTGATGGTTACAAGCGAATGGGCTGTACCAAATACGATCGAAGATGGGTTAAAACTTGAACATTTAAAGGACAGATATGGGAATAGAATTCATTTCTGGGACTTAAGAAAAAGGAAAAGAATTTCAAGTGTGGTTTTAGGTGAAGAGAATAGAATGGCACTAGAGCTAAGGCCTTTACATGATCCTACAAAATTGATGGGATTCGTGAATATGGTGGTCAGCTTAAGAGACTTAAGTAGTTCTATATGGCTATGGTTTTATGAAGACGGAAAATGGAATGCAGAAAAAGTTATTGAAATTCCAGCTGAACCCACTGAGGGTGAGCTACCAGAAATATTAAAACCATTTAAAGCAGTGCCGCCATTAGTAACTGATATTGATCTTAGTTTAGATGACAAGTACTTATATGTTAGTTTATGGGGTATTGGTGAAGTTAGACAATATGATGTTAGCAATCCATTTAAACCAGTTTTAACTGGAAAGGCTAAATTAGGAGGAATATTACATAGGGCTGATCATCCTTCTGGACATAAACTTAGTGGAGCTCCGCAAATGATAGAAATAAGTAGAGATGGAAAGAGAGTTTATGTTACAAACTCACTATATAGCACTTGGGATAATCAGTTTTACCCAGAAGGAATTAAGGGATGGTTAGTTAAACTAAATGTCGACCAAGAAGGAGGAATTGAAATTGATAAAGAGTTTTTTGTTGAGTTTGGCAATGCTAGAGCTCATCAGGTGAGATTAAATGGTGGAGATGCTTCCTCTGATTCTTACTGCTATCCTTAG
- a CDS encoding serine protease, producing the protein MNKIILVSIIAILIIISGISGYLIALQKSHGTQIATVTTTSTVTQTITSQQVISPLVDPANLGNGEDYLINPVFPDHTIASQYAYVTPGEGLVFIGNPYLSGNGYLAGAKGAAVVASMLAYQPLTVYNYYLYINSPSCINVPGAVKTDSATVMYLASMLNQQSSLDKSLYFLGDVGLEGYMYSTGVVYQRIVQLYQGGIYYLVVPQMMALAEGQNYQMALQFAKEHNEVLYTVSSIPQIYQIVTGTSLPQPKGYIDFPINFSVGYYYLAKVYEELYNESTNTTAKQMASQYWSEAEKLAEEGNYTAFYFLPNPAVSAIEILYQPSYNLQSEIQLAIQDASNLTNLWKIETASEAAYLSQGNISEKILANAWAALSISINAGPSISPYGFYQGLYNEFLVDLYAAEYLDSVTNSHYGNITLLLQVYRNPNVIYDFGFFANYYAQLAIQFRNYFLKQLNSTDEQLVLNSIYSYMANETQILEDAAAYYDGPSVVGYLMMEYGLQTHNLNLLYYSMPFDRFVMNTEELNWYI; encoded by the coding sequence ATGAATAAAATAATTTTAGTTTCTATAATAGCAATTTTAATAATAATTTCAGGTATAAGTGGATATTTAATAGCCTTACAAAAAAGTCATGGTACTCAGATAGCTACAGTCACTACAACCTCTACAGTAACACAAACTATTACATCTCAACAAGTAATTTCACCACTAGTAGATCCAGCTAACTTAGGAAATGGTGAAGACTATTTAATAAATCCAGTCTTCCCAGATCACACAATTGCTTCACAATATGCCTATGTTACTCCAGGTGAAGGTTTAGTTTTTATTGGTAATCCTTACCTTTCTGGAAATGGATATCTAGCTGGAGCCAAAGGGGCTGCTGTAGTAGCATCAATGCTTGCTTACCAACCATTAACAGTTTACAATTACTATCTTTACATTAATTCTCCATCATGCATTAATGTTCCCGGAGCGGTAAAAACTGACTCAGCTACAGTAATGTATTTAGCTTCAATGTTAAATCAACAATCTTCATTAGATAAATCCCTTTACTTCTTAGGCGATGTAGGTCTTGAAGGTTATATGTATTCTACTGGTGTAGTATATCAAAGAATTGTACAGTTATATCAAGGAGGAATTTACTATCTAGTTGTTCCACAAATGATGGCTTTAGCTGAAGGACAAAACTATCAAATGGCCTTACAATTTGCTAAAGAACATAATGAAGTCCTTTATACAGTTTCATCAATACCACAAATATATCAAATAGTTACTGGAACTAGTTTACCTCAACCCAAAGGTTACATAGATTTTCCAATTAACTTTTCTGTTGGTTACTATTACTTAGCTAAAGTTTATGAGGAACTATACAACGAAAGCACAAATACCACTGCAAAACAAATGGCTAGCCAATATTGGAGTGAAGCTGAAAAGTTAGCAGAAGAAGGAAATTATACAGCATTTTACTTCTTACCTAATCCTGCTGTATCAGCAATTGAAATATTATATCAACCAAGCTATAACTTACAGTCTGAAATACAACTTGCTATTCAGGATGCAAGTAATTTAACTAACTTATGGAAAATAGAAACTGCGTCTGAGGCAGCTTACTTAAGTCAAGGTAATATATCTGAAAAAATATTGGCAAATGCTTGGGCTGCATTAAGCATTTCCATTAACGCTGGTCCTTCAATAAGTCCTTATGGCTTTTACCAAGGGTTATATAATGAGTTCTTAGTAGATTTATATGCTGCTGAATATCTAGATTCAGTTACCAACTCTCACTATGGAAACATTACATTATTACTACAAGTTTATAGAAATCCTAACGTAATATATGATTTTGGATTCTTTGCAAATTACTATGCACAACTAGCAATACAGTTTAGGAATTATTTCTTAAAACAGTTAAATTCTACTGATGAACAATTAGTATTAAATTCCATTTATTCTTATATGGCTAATGAAACACAAATACTTGAAGACGCTGCTGCATATTATGATGGACCATCAGTTGTAGGATACTTAATGATGGAGTATGGTTTACAGACACACAATTTAAATCTATTATATTATTCTATGCCATTTGATAGATTTGTTATGAATACAGAGGAATTAAATTGGTATATTTAA
- a CDS encoding Ldh family oxidoreductase → MMKIKVTDLRDLLLEILEKRNIEGKEIITNHFIEAELRGHSSHGIQRIIPLIKGVELGTIKSKLDYEVLIRRDNQILIDAKHSIGIVLWDKLIDEFIANVIAVKNASHIGFLGYYTRKVARKGRIGIMFGNAEPAVVMPGTSKKILSTTPLSISIPTNPPIVLDMALASTARGKIIEALRKGEKIPYGVAVNEKGEITTDPNEALKGGILPIGGMKGFFLMLTLELLTSFLTGSAVGPEVRGVLNTENPPNKGEVLITLDPLASDTHGVEIFKGFTDLPGWHSEKMSTREYLDIDDILYRQLEELNRKVPYFR, encoded by the coding sequence ATTATGAAAATAAAAGTAACTGATTTAAGAGATTTACTACTTGAGATCTTAGAGAAAAGAAACATAGAAGGAAAAGAAATTATAACAAATCACTTTATTGAAGCAGAACTAAGAGGGCACTCTTCTCATGGAATTCAAAGAATAATCCCACTCATAAAAGGAGTGGAACTAGGAACTATTAAGAGTAAGCTAGATTACGAGGTTCTAATAAGGAGAGATAATCAAATACTTATTGATGCTAAACATAGCATAGGCATTGTACTTTGGGACAAACTAATAGATGAGTTCATTGCTAATGTAATAGCAGTAAAAAATGCCTCTCACATTGGCTTTTTAGGATATTATACTAGGAAAGTTGCTAGAAAAGGAAGAATTGGAATTATGTTTGGTAATGCCGAACCAGCAGTAGTCATGCCAGGCACAAGCAAGAAAATACTTTCAACAACACCTCTAAGCATTTCAATACCAACAAATCCTCCAATAGTCTTAGATATGGCATTAGCGTCAACTGCTAGAGGTAAGATAATCGAGGCGTTAAGGAAAGGAGAAAAAATACCATATGGTGTCGCTGTAAACGAAAAAGGAGAAATAACTACTGATCCTAACGAAGCATTAAAAGGTGGAATTCTTCCTATAGGCGGTATGAAAGGCTTCTTCCTTATGTTAACTTTAGAACTTTTAACTTCATTCTTAACTGGTTCTGCTGTGGGACCAGAGGTTAGAGGAGTACTAAATACTGAAAATCCTCCTAATAAAGGAGAAGTTTTAATTACACTAGATCCTTTAGCTTCAGATACTCACGGAGTTGAAATATTCAAAGGTTTCACAGACTTACCAGGCTGGCATAGTGAAAAAATGAGTACAAGGGAATATCTAGATATAGATGATATTTTATATAGACAATTAGAAGAACTTAATAGAAAAGTTCCGTATTTTCGCTAA
- a CDS encoding plastocyanin/azurin family copper-binding protein — MKRIFIILIIVLAILVAGIVSYAYFNVYLPREYQQEAVNYYNQQLEYYGYYGGGGMMGSGMMGQGGMYHMMGYYGGYTVMYEQTIPINEAISMMKNVPNYVKVFPENDTLVFNSTDITLVVLSMGHGRAINLTDYVPPSFAHAQDNVFVIYGLINPTIIIPQGAVVHIILINLDAGDYHNIAITPVPPPYPYYVMMYIKMNILGMAPMLPPANYNSGQAYTFSFTTTFSQTGTYYYLCEYPGHAEMGMYGEIIVR; from the coding sequence ATGAAAAGAATTTTTATCATATTAATTATAGTCTTAGCAATACTAGTGGCAGGAATAGTATCATATGCATATTTCAATGTTTATTTGCCTAGGGAGTATCAACAAGAAGCGGTAAACTACTATAACCAGCAGTTAGAATATTATGGTTACTACGGTGGAGGAGGAATGATGGGAAGTGGTATGATGGGTCAAGGAGGAATGTATCATATGATGGGATATTATGGAGGATATACTGTAATGTATGAACAAACAATACCAATAAATGAAGCGATATCTATGATGAAAAATGTTCCAAATTATGTCAAAGTTTTTCCTGAAAATGATACGCTAGTTTTTAATTCAACGGACATTACACTAGTAGTATTATCAATGGGCCATGGAAGAGCTATAAACTTAACTGATTATGTTCCGCCTTCCTTTGCTCATGCTCAAGATAATGTCTTCGTAATTTACGGTTTAATTAATCCTACGATCATAATACCACAAGGAGCAGTTGTACATATAATACTAATTAATTTGGATGCCGGAGATTATCATAATATTGCAATTACTCCGGTTCCTCCACCTTATCCTTATTACGTTATGATGTATATTAAAATGAATATTTTAGGAATGGCTCCTATGTTACCACCAGCTAATTATAATTCTGGACAAGCATACACATTCAGTTTTACCACAACTTTTAGCCAAACTGGAACTTATTATTATTTATGCGAATATCCTGGACACGCAGAAATGGGAATGTATGGAGAAATAATAGTGAGATAA